One Lachnospiraceae bacterium C1.1 genomic region harbors:
- a CDS encoding glutamine synthetase III, with amino-acid sequence MTSVPEIFGSKVFNDEVMKKKLPKDIYKALMKTIEDGLHLQLDLANVVAEAMKDWATENGATHFTHWFQPMTGVTAEKHDSFISPEAGGRVIMEFSGKELVKGEPDASSFPSGGLRATFEARGYTAWDPTSYAFIKDDCLCIPTAFCSYSGEALDKKTPLLRSMQALDKAAMRVLKLFGNEDASRVITTVGPEQEYFLIDMEVYKKRPDLIYTGRTLFGSRPPKGQELDDHYFGKIKPRVKEFMADLDEELWKLGIYAKTEHNEVAPAQHELAPVFSTTNIATDHNQLTMELMKTVAQRHGMACLLHEKPFAGVNGSGKHNNWSISTDTGMNLLEPGDTPSRNAQFLLFLTAVIKAVDDYQGLLRMSVATAGNDHRLGANEAPPAIMSVFLGEELEAVLRSIEDGTDYHDKKKKLMSIGATVLPHIPKDTTDRNRTSPFAFTGNKFEFRSLGSNDSIAGCNIVLNTIVAETLNEFADKLEDRDNFDEVLSELIKSEIAAHKRILFNGNGYSDEWVQEAEKRGLLNLRSTPEALKQFTLPKNMEVFIKNGVYTESEILARKEILFENYYKTINIEAQTLSMMARRNILGAALKYEKQLADTINSKKAACATVKCAAEEKHLGRVADLVESLQERLEVLEKDMAKEENMTDVEELAFYHRETIESSMHSLREVIDELERIVPLDFWPYPTYGQMLYSVR; translated from the coding sequence ATGACTAGTGTTCCTGAAATCTTCGGCTCCAAAGTTTTTAACGATGAGGTTATGAAGAAAAAGCTCCCTAAGGATATTTATAAGGCGCTTATGAAAACTATAGAGGATGGACTTCACCTGCAGCTCGATCTTGCTAATGTGGTTGCAGAAGCAATGAAGGACTGGGCAACAGAGAATGGAGCTACTCACTTTACTCACTGGTTCCAGCCTATGACAGGAGTTACTGCTGAAAAGCATGACAGCTTCATCAGCCCAGAGGCAGGCGGCAGAGTGATCATGGAGTTTTCCGGTAAGGAACTCGTAAAGGGTGAGCCTGATGCATCTTCTTTTCCCTCAGGTGGCTTGAGAGCAACTTTTGAGGCAAGAGGATATACAGCATGGGATCCTACTTCATATGCATTCATCAAGGATGACTGCCTCTGCATTCCTACAGCATTCTGTTCATACAGCGGAGAGGCACTTGACAAGAAGACACCTCTTTTAAGATCAATGCAGGCTCTTGATAAGGCTGCAATGAGAGTCTTAAAGCTTTTCGGAAATGAAGATGCTTCAAGAGTTATCACAACAGTTGGTCCTGAGCAGGAATACTTCCTTATCGATATGGAGGTTTATAAAAAGAGACCTGATCTTATCTATACAGGACGTACACTTTTCGGTTCACGTCCGCCTAAGGGACAGGAACTTGATGATCATTATTTCGGAAAGATCAAGCCCCGTGTAAAAGAGTTTATGGCTGATCTTGATGAAGAACTCTGGAAGCTCGGTATTTATGCAAAGACAGAGCACAATGAAGTTGCACCGGCACAGCATGAGCTTGCACCTGTTTTCTCAACAACAAATATTGCTACAGATCATAACCAGCTTACAATGGAGCTTATGAAAACTGTAGCACAGAGACATGGTATGGCCTGCCTCCTTCATGAGAAGCCATTTGCAGGAGTTAACGGTTCAGGTAAGCATAACAACTGGTCAATCTCAACAGATACAGGAATGAACCTTCTTGAGCCCGGTGATACACCTTCCAGAAACGCTCAGTTCCTTCTTTTCTTAACAGCAGTTATCAAGGCTGTAGATGATTATCAGGGACTTCTCCGTATGTCTGTTGCAACTGCAGGAAATGATCACAGACTTGGAGCTAACGAGGCACCGCCGGCAATCATGTCAGTATTCCTTGGTGAAGAGCTTGAGGCAGTACTCAGATCCATCGAGGATGGAACAGATTATCACGATAAAAAGAAGAAGCTTATGTCTATCGGTGCTACAGTTCTTCCTCATATTCCGAAGGATACAACCGACAGAAACAGAACATCACCTTTTGCGTTCACAGGAAATAAGTTCGAGTTCAGAAGCCTTGGTTCAAATGATTCTATCGCCGGCTGCAATATCGTACTTAACACTATCGTTGCTGAGACACTTAATGAATTTGCTGATAAGCTTGAAGACAGAGATAACTTTGATGAAGTTCTTTCAGAACTTATCAAATCCGAGATCGCTGCACACAAGAGAATCCTCTTCAATGGCAACGGATACAGCGATGAGTGGGTTCAGGAAGCTGAAAAGAGAGGTCTCTTAAATCTTCGTTCAACTCCTGAAGCATTAAAGCAGTTCACCCTTCCGAAGAACATGGAAGTATTCATCAAAAATGGTGTTTATACAGAAAGTGAGATCCTTGCCCGCAAGGAGATACTCTTTGAGAACTACTACAAGACAATTAATATTGAAGCTCAGACCTTATCAATGATGGCAAGAAGAAATATCCTTGGTGCTGCTCTTAAATACGAGAAGCAGCTCGCTGATACGATCAATTCCAAGAAAGCAGCCTGCGCAACCGTAAAGTGTGCAGCTGAAGAGAAACATCTTGGAAGAGTTGCTGATCTTGTAGAGAGCTTACAGGAGAGACTTGAAGTTCTTGAAAAGGATATGGCTAAGGAAGAAAACATGACTGATGTTGAAGAGCTTGCATTCTATCATCGTGAAACTATCGAGAGTTCAATGCATAGTCTGAGAGAAGTTATAGATGAACTTGAGAGAATCGTTCCTCTTGATTTCTGGCCTTATCCTACATATGGACAGATGCTTTATTCAGTAAGATAA
- the gltB gene encoding glutamate synthase large subunit, with translation MLEERFAQQKGLYDPQFEHDACGIGAVVNVRGIKSHETVSNALSIVENLEHRAGKDASGKTGDGVGILLQISHKFFKKEAEKSGITLKDERDYGIGMFFFPQNERDRNRAKKMFEIITAKEGMKFLGWREVPVKTEILGETAAACMPCIIQGFVERPENLKRGIEFDRRLYVLRRLFEQTSEESTYVASLSSRTIVYKGMLLVGQLRAFFGDLCSKDYESAIALVHSRFSTNTTPSWERAHPNRLIVHNGEINTIKGNADKMLAREEVLSSPYLESEMAKILPVVAVKGSDSAMFDNSLEFLMMNGMPLPLALMITIPEPWTNNKDIDEKRRDFYQYYATMMEPWDGPASILFSDGDVMGAVLDRNGLRPSRYYVTSDNNLILSSEVGVLDIPEEKIVHKDRLRPGKMLLVDTVKGKILSDDEVKDTYINRKPFGQWLDKNLVELRKLKIPNKKTEEYDRETRLKVEKAFGYSYEDIKETILPMAINGAEGIGAMGTDVPLSVLSKDKYHSLFDYFKQRFAQVTNPPIDSIREEVVTATTVFLGSAGNILEEKEENCHLLRINNPILTNTDLLKIRSMKVEGFEVETIPITYYKNTSLEKAIDHLFVEVDRAYKDGANIIVLSDRGVDENHLAIPALMAVSALQQYLVRTKKRTQLSIILESGEPKTVHHFAALLGYGASAICPYLVQENIKQLIEDGLLDKDYYAAVDDYNNAVITGIVKIASKMGISTIQSYQGAKIFEAVGLSKDLVERYFEGTVSRIGGIGLKDIEAIIEKLHDKAFDPLGLDSDESLDSRGNHKMRSKGEEHLYNPETIHLLQFAARTGDYNLFKEFTEKVTKEDRPYALRGLLEFKKPEKGISIDEVESVDSIVKRFKTGAMSYGSISKEAHETLAIAMNSIHGKSNTGEGGEDEERLADKERCSAIKQVASGRFGVTSRYLVSAKEIQIKMAQGAKPGEGGHLPGKKVYPWIAKTRMSTPGVSLISPPPHHDIYSIEDLAELIYDLKNANKDARISVKLVSESGVGTIASGVAKAGAQVILISGYDGGTGAAPVTSIHNAGMPWEIGLAETHQTLIRNGLRNKVIIETDGKLLTGRDVAIAAMLGAEEFGFATGPLVTLGCVMMRVCNKDTCPVGVATQNPELRKRFAGKPEYVVNFMRFIAQELREYMAELGIRTVDELVGRSDLLEMRKDVNNEVVGNVDLRPVLEADKTVINYDKKDVFDFKLNDTADTKVLYAKLSDDLKKGKKASLDVKVKNTDRAFGTLFGAEITRSGKTFEDDSYVINCDGAGGQSFGAFIPAGLTLKLTGDSNDYLGKGLSGGKIIVKPSANAKYAAEDNIIIGNVALYGATSGKAFINGLAGERFAVRNSGAVAVVEGCGDHGCEYMTGGRVAILGKTGKNFAAGMSGGVAYVLDESQTLYKRVNKAMVSLEQLSDKYDVQELKNLIEMHVEETGSEKGKRILDNFAVMLPYFKKIIPHDYKKMMQTLARMEEKGLSYEQAELEAFSKVTKE, from the coding sequence ATGTTGGAAGAAAGATTTGCGCAGCAAAAAGGACTCTATGACCCGCAATTTGAACATGATGCCTGTGGTATCGGTGCTGTTGTGAATGTCAGAGGAATTAAAAGCCATGAAACAGTGTCGAATGCGCTCTCAATCGTTGAGAACCTAGAGCACAGAGCAGGTAAGGATGCATCGGGAAAAACAGGTGACGGAGTCGGCATACTTCTCCAGATCTCACATAAATTCTTTAAGAAAGAGGCTGAAAAATCCGGAATAACACTTAAAGATGAAAGAGACTACGGTATTGGTATGTTCTTTTTTCCACAAAATGAAAGAGACCGAAACCGTGCCAAGAAAATGTTTGAGATCATTACGGCAAAGGAAGGTATGAAATTCCTTGGCTGGAGAGAAGTTCCTGTAAAGACAGAGATCTTAGGCGAAACTGCAGCAGCATGTATGCCCTGTATAATCCAGGGATTTGTTGAGAGACCTGAAAATCTCAAAAGAGGAATTGAATTTGACCGCCGTTTATATGTGCTCAGACGACTTTTTGAGCAGACAAGTGAGGAAAGCACTTATGTTGCTTCCCTTTCTTCACGTACCATTGTTTATAAGGGTATGCTTCTCGTAGGCCAGCTTCGTGCTTTCTTTGGAGATCTTTGCAGTAAGGACTATGAATCGGCAATAGCGCTTGTACACAGCAGATTTTCGACCAACACAACTCCCAGCTGGGAAAGAGCACATCCGAACAGACTTATTGTTCATAACGGTGAGATCAATACTATAAAAGGTAATGCTGATAAAATGCTTGCCCGCGAGGAGGTTTTGAGCTCACCTTATCTTGAAAGTGAAATGGCTAAGATTCTTCCTGTAGTTGCTGTAAAGGGATCTGACAGTGCAATGTTCGACAACAGTCTGGAATTCTTGATGATGAATGGAATGCCGCTGCCGCTCGCTCTTATGATCACGATTCCGGAGCCGTGGACAAATAATAAGGATATTGATGAGAAGCGCAGGGACTTTTATCAGTACTATGCAACGATGATGGAACCCTGGGATGGCCCTGCATCTATCCTTTTCTCTGACGGTGATGTTATGGGAGCAGTTCTTGACAGAAACGGTTTAAGACCTTCCAGATATTATGTTACAAGCGATAATAATCTGATACTTTCCTCAGAAGTCGGAGTACTTGATATCCCTGAAGAAAAAATCGTACATAAAGACAGACTTCGTCCGGGAAAAATGCTCCTTGTTGATACCGTTAAGGGCAAAATCCTTTCTGATGATGAAGTAAAAGATACCTATATAAACAGAAAGCCTTTCGGACAGTGGCTTGATAAAAATCTTGTAGAGCTCAGAAAGCTTAAGATACCTAATAAGAAGACTGAAGAATACGACAGAGAGACAAGATTAAAGGTTGAAAAAGCCTTTGGTTATTCTTATGAAGATATAAAAGAGACTATCCTTCCTATGGCTATAAATGGTGCTGAGGGTATCGGTGCCATGGGTACTGATGTGCCATTGTCCGTACTTTCCAAGGATAAGTATCATTCACTTTTTGATTATTTCAAGCAGAGGTTTGCACAGGTTACAAATCCTCCTATCGATTCGATCAGAGAGGAAGTTGTTACGGCAACAACTGTTTTCTTGGGATCTGCGGGAAATATCCTTGAAGAAAAGGAAGAAAACTGCCATCTTTTAAGAATAAATAATCCTATCCTTACAAATACTGACCTTTTAAAGATCAGATCAATGAAGGTTGAAGGTTTTGAAGTCGAGACAATTCCGATCACTTATTACAAGAATACCTCGCTTGAAAAGGCTATTGATCACTTATTTGTTGAGGTTGACAGAGCCTATAAGGACGGAGCAAATATAATCGTACTTTCTGACCGCGGTGTTGATGAGAACCATCTGGCAATCCCGGCACTTATGGCTGTTTCTGCTCTTCAGCAGTACCTTGTAAGAACTAAGAAAAGAACCCAGCTTTCGATAATCCTTGAAAGCGGAGAGCCGAAGACAGTTCATCATTTTGCTGCACTTCTTGGATATGGTGCATCTGCTATCTGCCCTTATCTTGTGCAGGAGAATATCAAGCAGCTTATAGAGGATGGGCTTCTTGATAAGGATTATTATGCAGCCGTTGATGATTATAATAATGCCGTTATCACAGGTATCGTAAAAATTGCATCAAAGATGGGTATTTCAACCATTCAGTCTTATCAGGGTGCAAAGATATTTGAAGCAGTAGGTCTCAGCAAGGATCTTGTTGAAAGATATTTTGAAGGTACTGTAAGCCGTATAGGCGGAATCGGTCTTAAGGATATTGAAGCTATTATTGAAAAGCTTCATGATAAGGCATTTGATCCGCTTGGTCTTGATTCTGATGAAAGTCTTGATTCGAGAGGAAATCACAAGATGCGTTCAAAAGGCGAAGAGCATCTTTACAACCCTGAGACGATCCATCTCCTTCAGTTTGCCGCAAGAACAGGTGATTATAACCTTTTCAAGGAATTTACTGAAAAGGTTACCAAAGAAGACAGACCCTATGCCCTCAGAGGACTCCTTGAATTTAAAAAGCCTGAAAAGGGAATTTCAATTGATGAAGTAGAGTCAGTAGATTCAATCGTTAAACGTTTTAAGACAGGTGCCATGTCCTATGGATCAATTTCCAAGGAAGCACATGAGACACTTGCGATCGCCATGAACTCTATACATGGTAAGAGTAATACCGGTGAAGGCGGAGAAGACGAGGAAAGACTTGCTGATAAAGAAAGATGCTCTGCTATTAAGCAGGTTGCATCAGGTCGTTTCGGAGTAACTTCGAGATACCTTGTTTCAGCAAAGGAAATCCAGATTAAAATGGCTCAGGGTGCGAAACCCGGAGAAGGAGGACATCTTCCGGGCAAAAAGGTATATCCCTGGATAGCTAAGACAAGAATGTCAACTCCCGGAGTATCACTTATTTCACCGCCGCCTCATCATGATATTTATTCTATCGAGGATCTTGCAGAGCTTATTTATGACCTTAAAAACGCAAATAAAGATGCAAGGATAAGCGTAAAGCTTGTTTCGGAATCCGGTGTCGGAACCATTGCTTCAGGTGTTGCAAAGGCGGGAGCCCAGGTAATACTTATCTCCGGATATGATGGAGGAACAGGTGCCGCACCCGTAACTTCCATACATAACGCAGGAATGCCCTGGGAGATCGGACTTGCAGAGACACACCAGACTTTGATCAGAAACGGTCTCAGAAATAAGGTTATCATTGAAACAGACGGAAAACTTCTTACTGGTCGTGATGTTGCGATCGCTGCAATGCTTGGTGCCGAGGAATTCGGATTTGCTACAGGACCGCTCGTAACACTTGGTTGTGTAATGATGAGAGTCTGCAACAAGGATACCTGCCCTGTAGGTGTTGCAACCCAGAATCCGGAGCTCAGAAAGCGTTTTGCAGGTAAGCCGGAATATGTTGTTAATTTTATGCGCTTTATTGCACAGGAATTAAGAGAGTATATGGCAGAGCTCGGTATTAGGACAGTTGATGAACTTGTCGGCAGATCTGACCTTCTCGAGATGAGAAAGGATGTAAATAATGAAGTTGTCGGCAATGTTGATCTGAGACCTGTACTTGAAGCAGATAAAACCGTAATAAATTATGATAAAAAGGATGTATTTGACTTTAAGCTTAATGATACCGCAGATACAAAAGTTCTTTATGCAAAACTCAGTGATGATCTGAAAAAGGGAAAGAAAGCATCACTTGATGTTAAGGTAAAGAATACCGATCGTGCTTTCGGAACACTTTTCGGTGCTGAGATCACAAGAAGCGGTAAAACATTTGAAGATGATTCCTATGTGATCAACTGTGATGGTGCCGGCGGACAGTCATTTGGCGCATTTATACCTGCAGGACTTACCTTAAAACTTACAGGTGACAGTAATGATTACCTTGGAAAGGGTCTTTCCGGCGGAAAGATCATTGTAAAGCCTTCAGCAAATGCTAAATATGCAGCAGAGGACAATATCATCATCGGTAATGTAGCTCTTTATGGAGCAACCTCAGGTAAGGCATTTATAAACGGACTTGCCGGCGAAAGATTTGCCGTTAGAAATTCCGGTGCTGTTGCAGTAGTCGAAGGATGCGGAGATCACGGCTGTGAATACATGACAGGCGGCCGTGTTGCTATACTTGGAAAAACAGGAAAGAATTTCGCTGCAGGAATGAGCGGCGGCGTTGCTTACGTACTTGATGAAAGCCAGACTCTTTACAAGAGGGTAAATAAAGCCATGGTCTCACTTGAACAGCTTTCTGATAAATATGATGTTCAGGAACTTAAGAACCTCATTGAAATGCATGTGGAAGAGACCGGTTCAGAAAAAGGAAAGAGGATCCTTGATAATTTTGCAGTCATGCTCCCTTATTTCAAGAAGATAATTCCTCATGATTATAAGAAGATGATGCAGACCCTTGCCAGAATGGAAGAAAAAGGTCTTTCCTACGAACAGGCAGAATTAGAGGCCTTCAGTAAGGTTACAAAGGAGTAA
- a CDS encoding glutamate synthase subunit beta encodes MGKATGFLEYKRQDSKAVEPLERIKNFNEFHVMLPLQEQSEQAARCMECGVPFCQYGESIKGMTSGCPLHNLIPEWNDMVYRGNYEQAYYRLKKTSNFPEFTSRVCPALCEKACTCGLNGDSVSVKENERAIIEYAYKNGLAGANPPANRTKKKVAVIGSGPAGLAAADDLNRRGHSVTVFEKNDAIGGLLRYGIPNMKLEKWVIDRKTSVMEEEGVEFKTCMEAGKNLNVKKLMSDFDAVVVATGASEARDINAPGRDAEGIYFAVDFLTDATKQLYPGSAVPANNLTAKGLDVIVIGGGDTGNDCVGTSIRQGAKSVRQLEMMSAPPKERRENNPWPQWPLILKTDYGQEEAIAVFGSDPRIYETTVKEFKKDKKGKLKSVVLVSLESKVDKKSGRRMMVPVEGSEKEVPCQMVLIAAGFLGTKKYLFDAFGFEADARTNIKGVNNSHLSTQKKVFTAGDAHTGQSLVVKAIADGKKCAMEVDSYLMGYSNL; translated from the coding sequence ATGGGAAAAGCAACAGGATTTTTAGAATATAAAAGACAGGATTCAAAAGCAGTTGAACCCTTGGAAAGAATAAAAAATTTTAATGAGTTTCACGTTATGCTTCCGCTGCAGGAGCAGTCAGAACAGGCTGCAAGATGCATGGAGTGCGGTGTCCCTTTCTGTCAGTATGGCGAAAGTATAAAAGGAATGACTTCCGGATGTCCTCTTCATAACCTTATTCCTGAATGGAATGATATGGTTTACAGAGGCAATTATGAGCAGGCTTATTACAGATTAAAAAAGACCAGTAATTTTCCTGAGTTTACCAGCAGAGTCTGCCCGGCTCTTTGTGAAAAGGCATGTACCTGCGGTCTCAATGGAGACAGTGTTTCTGTAAAGGAAAACGAAAGAGCCATCATTGAATATGCCTATAAAAACGGATTGGCAGGAGCCAATCCTCCTGCCAACAGGACTAAAAAGAAAGTTGCAGTAATCGGTTCCGGTCCTGCAGGGCTTGCAGCAGCAGATGACCTTAACAGGCGTGGACATTCAGTTACCGTATTTGAAAAAAATGACGCGATCGGTGGCCTTTTAAGATATGGTATCCCGAATATGAAGCTTGAAAAATGGGTTATTGACAGGAAGACTTCTGTAATGGAAGAAGAAGGCGTTGAGTTTAAGACTTGTATGGAAGCAGGAAAGAATCTGAATGTTAAAAAGCTTATGAGTGATTTTGATGCGGTCGTAGTTGCTACAGGTGCTTCAGAAGCAAGAGATATCAATGCTCCGGGACGTGACGCTGAAGGTATTTATTTTGCGGTTGATTTCCTGACAGATGCAACAAAGCAGTTATATCCGGGATCGGCAGTTCCTGCAAACAATCTTACGGCAAAAGGACTTGATGTCATCGTTATAGGTGGTGGTGATACCGGAAATGACTGTGTCGGTACTTCAATCAGACAGGGCGCTAAAAGTGTAAGACAGCTTGAGATGATGAGCGCTCCGCCGAAGGAGAGACGCGAAAATAACCCATGGCCTCAGTGGCCGCTCATCCTTAAGACTGATTACGGTCAGGAAGAGGCGATCGCGGTATTTGGCTCAGATCCGAGAATCTATGAGACAACAGTTAAGGAATTCAAAAAAGACAAAAAAGGAAAGCTTAAGTCAGTAGTACTTGTTTCCCTTGAGTCAAAGGTTGATAAGAAGAGTGGCAGAAGAATGATGGTTCCAGTAGAAGGAAGCGAAAAAGAGGTTCCCTGCCAGATGGTTTTGATAGCTGCAGGATTCCTTGGAACAAAAAAATATCTTTTTGATGCTTTTGGTTTTGAGGCAGATGCCAGAACCAATATCAAGGGCGTTAATAACAGTCATCTGAGTACACAGAAAAAGGTATTTACAGCAGGAGATGCACATACAGGACAGTCTCTTGTGGTTAAAGCAATTGCTGACGGAAAGAAATGTGCAATGGAGGTTGACTCATATTTAATGGGATACAGCAATCTCTGA
- a CDS encoding glutamine synthetase family protein, with product MPEMSVSEVMDFIEENDVKFIKLAFCDYFGNQKNISVMPDELTRVIKNGKKFDSFRIAGYDDPLSRDLFLKPDLSTMCILPWRPQEGRVIRFYCDIITANGDPCPLDPRILLKETIKECQEYNLRPRIGLNSEFYLFRTDEDGNPTNIPWDKGGYCDIPPLDRSENIRREICLTMEEMGIRPETSHHENGPGQNEIDFEEDTALNSADNFITYKNVVNAISARNGIFASFAPKPLLDESGNGLHVKLSLFKDGDNLWDKDAAMAESFTAGVLSRMRDITVFLNTQTESYDRFGLGEAPKYITWSVQNGSKLLRIPEVNGKKVGMILRSPDSGINPYLAFSVILKAGMEGIRQGEKLPEAVDVSSPYISEEEKDNYQQLPLSLFEAKESAKNSKFIFNDDKLKAIAGKLLDILPHEKGEGIRIG from the coding sequence ATGCCTGAAATGTCTGTCAGTGAAGTGATGGATTTTATTGAAGAAAATGATGTCAAGTTTATAAAGCTTGCATTTTGTGATTATTTTGGAAATCAGAAAAATATTTCTGTAATGCCTGATGAACTTACAAGGGTCATTAAGAACGGAAAGAAATTTGATTCCTTTAGAATAGCGGGTTATGATGATCCGCTTTCAAGGGATCTTTTCCTTAAGCCGGATCTTTCCACAATGTGTATTTTACCATGGAGACCCCAGGAGGGCAGGGTTATCCGCTTTTATTGCGACATAATCACTGCAAACGGCGATCCCTGTCCTTTAGATCCAAGAATACTCTTAAAAGAGACTATAAAAGAATGTCAGGAATACAATTTAAGACCGAGGATCGGACTTAACAGCGAATTCTATCTTTTCAGAACAGATGAAGACGGCAATCCGACTAATATACCCTGGGATAAGGGAGGTTATTGCGATATTCCGCCTCTTGACAGATCAGAGAATATCCGTCGTGAAATCTGTCTTACAATGGAAGAGATGGGTATCAGACCTGAAACCTCGCACCATGAGAATGGTCCCGGACAAAATGAGATTGACTTTGAAGAGGATACCGCACTTAACAGCGCAGATAATTTTATAACCTATAAAAATGTTGTAAATGCCATTTCTGCACGTAACGGTATTTTTGCTTCATTTGCACCGAAGCCTCTTTTGGATGAATCCGGAAACGGACTTCACGTTAAGCTCTCTTTATTTAAGGATGGAGATAATCTCTGGGATAAAGATGCCGCTATGGCAGAAAGCTTTACTGCAGGAGTACTTTCAAGAATGAGAGATATTACGGTATTTCTTAATACACAGACCGAGTCCTATGACCGTTTTGGACTTGGGGAAGCTCCTAAATATATCACATGGTCGGTTCAGAATGGATCGAAGCTTTTGAGGATTCCTGAGGTAAACGGAAAGAAAGTTGGAATGATCTTACGATCACCTGATTCAGGGATCAATCCTTATCTTGCCTTCTCAGTTATATTAAAGGCCGGAATGGAAGGCATAAGACAGGGAGAAAAACTTCCTGAGGCAGTTGATGTCAGTAGTCCTTATATTTCGGAAGAAGAAAAGGACAATTATCAGCAGCTCCCGCTTTCACTTTTTGAAGCAAAAGAATCGGCAAAAAACAGTAAATTTATTTTTAATGATGACAAACTTAAAGCAATCGCCGGGAAATTATTAGATATTTTACCGCATGAGAAGGGAGAGGGAATAAGGATTGGTTAA
- a CDS encoding ANTAR domain-containing protein — MVNALVKRAILICDSPKISETYRDILSRLKVEKIRLCSSGSEANSRIMDEEFDIAVINAPLRAESAEEIAVHIAEKNLCQVLLMVKAEYLEEVNLHTRDYGIISIGKPINMRDFEKALEYVYIFQRRISLIKNENKKLQKKINEMKIINQAKILLVEKEGLTEEEAHKKIERTAMNDRVSRIMVAKEIIYRYE; from the coding sequence TTGGTTAATGCTCTGGTAAAAAGAGCAATTCTGATCTGCGATTCTCCCAAGATTTCTGAGACATACAGGGACATCCTCAGCAGACTAAAGGTAGAAAAAATTAGGCTTTGTTCAAGCGGAAGTGAAGCTAACAGCCGTATTATGGATGAGGAATTTGATATAGCAGTTATAAATGCACCCCTAAGGGCAGAATCAGCAGAGGAAATTGCTGTACATATAGCAGAAAAAAATCTGTGTCAGGTTTTGCTTATGGTAAAAGCTGAGTACCTTGAAGAAGTAAATTTACACACGAGGGACTATGGGATTATATCTATAGGCAAGCCGATAAATATGAGGGACTTTGAAAAAGCGTTGGAATATGTATATATTTTTCAGCGCAGGATCAGCTTGATAAAAAATGAAAACAAAAAGCTGCAGAAAAAAATAAACGAAATGAAAATTATAAATCAGGCAAAAATACTTCTTGTTGAAAAGGAGGGTCTGACAGAAGAAGAAGCGCATAAAAAGATTGAAAGAACGGCAATGAATGACCGTGTCAGCAGAATAATGGTAGCAAAGGAAATCATATATCGTTACGAATAA
- a CDS encoding DMT family transporter yields MKEIKNRHMLAILLVIGEALGFALMSFFVRMSGDLPTMQKAFFRNAVAAVIAFVTLARSEEGFKLRTKAYKELFFRSLFGTTGLIMNFWAIDHLVIADANILNKMSPFFAIIMSIFILKELPNHFETIMVIIAFIGVLFIVQPTAGIASLPALVGLTSGFLAGTAYTFVRKLGIMGERGPVIVFCFSAFSVLVTLPNLIFNYKAMEPKQLLFLILAGTSAAAAQFCITKAYSLAPAKEISVFDYTQVLFAALIGICFLGEIPNFYSIIGYIIIIAASVIKWRYNCRED; encoded by the coding sequence ATGAAAGAAATTAAGAATCGTCACATGCTGGCAATTTTGCTGGTCATAGGAGAAGCTTTGGGATTTGCACTGATGAGCTTTTTTGTAAGGATGTCGGGAGACCTTCCGACTATGCAGAAGGCTTTTTTCAGGAATGCTGTTGCAGCAGTTATTGCTTTTGTTACCCTTGCAAGATCAGAAGAGGGCTTTAAGTTAAGAACAAAAGCCTACAAGGAACTCTTTTTTAGAAGCCTTTTCGGAACCACAGGTTTGATCATGAACTTCTGGGCTATTGACCACCTTGTGATAGCAGATGCCAATATCTTAAATAAGATGTCACCATTTTTTGCGATCATTATGTCGATATTTATATTAAAAGAATTACCTAATCATTTTGAGACGATCATGGTAATAATTGCTTTTATAGGAGTTCTTTTTATAGTACAGCCCACAGCCGGAATCGCAAGTCTGCCGGCACTTGTAGGGCTTACAAGTGGCTTTCTTGCGGGAACTGCTTATACATTTGTAAGAAAGCTTGGAATAATGGGTGAACGAGGGCCTGTTATAGTGTTCTGTTTTTCGGCATTTTCGGTTTTAGTCACATTACCTAACCTGATATTTAATTATAAAGCAATGGAGCCAAAACAGTTATTGTTCCTTATCCTTGCAGGTACATCAGCTGCTGCGGCACAGTTTTGCATTACCAAGGCATATAGCCTTGCACCTGCAAAAGAAATATCGGTATTTGACTATACACAGGTTCTCTTTGCTGCATTGATCGGGATATGTTTTCTTGGTGAGATCCCCAATTTTTACAGTATCATCGGTTATATAATCATTATTGCTGCATCTGTTATAAAATGGAGATACAACTGCCGAGAAGATTGA